One window of Manihot esculenta cultivar AM560-2 chromosome 17, M.esculenta_v8, whole genome shotgun sequence genomic DNA carries:
- the LOC110605111 gene encoding nudix hydrolase 15, mitochondrial, translating into MISLLRTKLPLSPHHHPFLSLMDSCGSNANRLITLAQQLRLYKPPSPSPDEIEEQTIEETAGKVVSQLGFQESATPIPKDPQRFSPKRAAVLVCIFEGDAGDFRVILTKRSSRLSTHSGEVSLPGGKAEEGDKDDGDTATREAKEEIGLDPALVDIVTVMEPFLSKHLLRVIPVIGILRDKKAFNPTPNPAEVESVFDAPLEMFIKDENRRVEEREWLGEKYLIHFFDYETEKKKFLIWGLTAGILIRAASVVYQKPPAFMEQNPKFRFPRDVNSNTVMR; encoded by the exons ATGATCTCACTCCTAAGAACTAAGCTGCCATTATCACCGCATCACCACCCATTCCTTTCACTCATGGATTCTTGTGGATCAAACGCAAACAGGCTTATCACTTTAGCCCAGCAACTCCGCCTCTACAAGCCACCATCTCCGTCCCCAGACGAAATTGAAGAGCAAACCATTGAGGAAACTGCAGGGAAAGTTGTCTCCCAGCTGGGTTTTCAGGAATCAGCAACCCCAATTCCTAAGGACCCTCAAAGGTTTAGTCCCAAGAGAGCAGCCGTTTTGGTCTGCATTTTTGAAGGTGATGCTGGTGATTTTCGTGTCATTTTGACTAAGAGGTCATCGCGATTATCTACTCACTCAG GTGAAGTTTCATTGCCTGGTGGGAAAGCTGAGGAGGGTGATAAGGATGATGGTGACACAGCAACAAGGGAGgcaaaggaagaaattgggttGGATCCTGCACTTGTTGATATTGTTACTGTTATGGAACCATTTTTGTCCAAG CATCTGCTGAGAGTAATTCCTGTTATAGGCATATTACGTGATAAGAAAGCATTCAACCCCACTCCAAATCCTGCTGAAGTTGAATCAGTATTTGATGCTCCATTGGAAATGTTCATTAag GATGAAAATCGAAGAGTAGAAGAGAGAGAATGGCTGGGAGAAAAGTATCTGATTCATTTCTTTGACTATGAAACAGAGAAGAAGAAGTTTCTGATATGGGGTTTGACGGCTGGGATTTTGATTAGAGCTGCATCAGTGGTCTACCAGAAGCCACCAGCTTTTATGGAACAGAATCCCAAGTTCAGATTCCCTAGAGATGTAAACAGTAATACTGTGATGCGTTGA
- the LOC110605110 gene encoding magnesium-chelatase subunit ChlI, chloroplastic: protein MASVLGTSSPAILGSRRFSSSITKPSFASLPLTTGQGCGKKYYGGIGIQGKKGRSQFHVAVTNVAAGVSSVEEKLAAKESQRPVYPFAAIVGQDEMKLCLLLNVIDPKIGGVMIMGDRGTGKSTTVRSLVDLLPEIKVVFGDPYNSDPEDPESMGVEVRECVVKGEKLQVVLTKINMVDLPLGATEDRVCGTIDIEKALTEGVKAFEPGLLAKANRGILYVDEVNLLDDHLVDVLLDSAASGWNTVEREGISISHPARFILIGSGNPEEGELRPQLLDRFGMHAQVGTVKDAELRVKIVEERGRFDKNPKEFRDSYKAEQEKLQQQIASARTSLSSVQIDHDLKVKISRVCAELNVDGLRGDIVTNRAAKALAALKGRDNVTAEDVATVIPNCLRHRLRKDPLESIDSGLLVIEKFYEVFS, encoded by the exons ATGGCATCCGTACTTGGAACTTCTTCCCCAGCAATTTTGGGTTCTCGGCGTttctcctcttccataaccaagCCGTCCTTTGCCTCTCTCCCCCTCACCACAG GACAGGGTTGTGGGAAGAAGTATTATGGAGGAATAGGGATTCAGGGCAAGAAAGGGAGGTCCCAATTTCATGTTGCGGTTACCAATGTCGCAGCTGGCGTTAGTTCCGTTGAGGAG AAACTTGCTGCTAAGGAAAGCCAGAGGCCAGTGTATCCATTTGCTGCTATAGTAGGACAAGATGAGATGAAACTGTGTCTTCTGTTAAATGTGATTGATCCCAAGATTGGAGGCGTCATGATTATGGGTGATAGAGGGACAGGGAAGTCTACAACTGTTAGGTCCTTGGTGGATTTACTTCCTGAAATTAAGGTAGTTTTTGGTGATCCATATAACTCAGATCCAGAAGATCCAGAATCCATGGGTGTTGAAGTAAGGGAATGCGTCGTGAAAGGGGAGAAGCTTCAAGTTGTGCTTACCAAAATTAATATGGTTGATTTGCCATTAGGTGCTACAGAGGATAGGGTTTGTGGTACAATTGATATTGAAAAGGCTCTCACGGAAGGTGTCAAGGCATTTGAGCCTGGCCTTCTTGCTAAAGCTAATAGAGGGATtctttatgtggatgaagttaaCCTTTTAGATGACCACTTAGTGGATGTTCTATTGGATTCTGCTGCCTCAGGATGGAACACTGTGGAGAGAGAGGGTATTTCTATTTCACATCCTGCACGGTTCATTTTGATTGGCTCTGGCAACCCTGAAGAAGGGGAGCTCAGGCCACAGCTACTTGATAGATTTGGAATGCATGCACAAGTAGGAACTGTTAAAGATGCGGAGCTGAGAGTGAAGATAGTTGAAGAAAGAGGCCGTTTTGATAAAAACCCAAAAGAATTTCGTGATTCTTACAAGGCAGAGCAAGAGAAGCTACAACAACAAATTGCCTCAGCTAGAACGTCTCTTTCTTCTGTGCAGATAGATCATGACCTCAAAGTAAAAATATCCAGGGTTTGTGCTGAGCTGAATGTGGATGGATTACGAGGAGACATTGTGACTAACAGAGCTGCAAAagctcttgctgctcttaaggGCAGAGACAATGTCACGGCAGAGGACGTTGCTACTGTTATCCCCAACTGTTTAAGACACCGTCTTAGGAAGGATCCACTGGAGTCAATTGACTCAGGTTTACTTGTCATTGAGAAATTCTATGAGGTTTTTAGCTGA